The following are encoded in a window of Castanea sativa cultivar Marrone di Chiusa Pesio chromosome 9, ASM4071231v1 genomic DNA:
- the LOC142611416 gene encoding putative disease resistance protein RGA1, which produces MAEIGYGIAVKVLELLGSCTFQEISSAWGVKSDLTKLEGTVEAIKAVLLDAEKKQASDQRLSVWLGKLKDVLKDAENVLDEFQYIVLQKEVMKKNGSTSKKVSNFFSSSNPLAVSFEMAHKIKGIRKRVDEIAAEKDKFNLAQGLVDRKLSMQERREMTHSFVHPRNVIGRDDAKKQILDLLMHQDADRNVNVISMVGIGGLGKTTLAKLVYNDELVVGHFQLRMWVCVSEDFDVIWLIKEILKSALGKIDETLSLDWLQIHLRELIKDKKFLLVLDDVWNEDRKKWIELENLLLGDCKGSKILVTTRNSSVATIMGTATTYNLKGLPEEDCMSLFVKLAFKVGQENQYPNLLNIGREIVKICKGVPLAVSTLAGLLYSKVDEHDWKSIRDNEIWNLEQKEGDILPALKLSYNQLPFHLKQCFAYCSVFPKDYNFNNLLLIQFWMAHGILQSPTNESQELEDVGDLYIKELLSRSFFQDFQQSISLNYTFKMHDLVHDLALSIAKGECSVVTKKSTLAAEVCHLSFLENGQEVTTLEKLSKVQTIIFIIEQPAPLLEACIARFKYLRVLDLSKSSFEVLPSSIGSLKHLRYLDLSDNHIIKQLPDSICKLHNLQTLVLDDCSNLERLPKGIRDIISLRFLVVTTKHTCLSEKAIGCLDSLRFLGIGDCKNLRCVFEGMEEGCLTNLRTLIVGGCPSLTTLSLSIKHLTALENLIIEDCEELSLTNKEENQDLKLSLRLMKFDNLPKLEILPQWLQASANTLQHLEITDCSYFTALPEWLPHLKSLQTLRIKYCPLFSSLPEGMQDLTALREFQIEDCPKLSRKCREEVIHMIAHVPNIDFDDDFDEDSGS; this is translated from the coding sequence ATGGCTGAAATTGGCTATGGAATCGCAGTGAAGGTCCTGGAGCTGCTTGGATCCTGTACTTTCCAAGAGATCAGCTCGGCATGGGGCGTCAAAAGTGATCTGACAAAGCTTGAGGGCACTGTCGAAGCCATCAAAGCCGTACTCTTGGATGCTGAGAAGAAGCAAGCAAGTGACCAAAggctgagtgtttggctagggAAGCTCAAAGACGTTCTTAAAGATGCCGAGAATGTGCTGGATGAATTTCAATACATAGTTCTGCAGAAGGAAGTCATGAAGAAAAACGGGAGCACTAGCAAAAAGGTGAgtaatttcttttctagttctAATCCACTTGCAGTCAGTTTTGAAATGGCACATAAAATTAAAGGTATTAGGAAGAGGGTAGATGAAATTGCAGCTGAGAAAGATAAATTCAATCTTGCTCAAGGACTTGTAGATAGAAAGTTAAGTATGCAGGAAAGGAGGGAGATGACCCACTCCTTTGTTCATCCTCGGAATGTCATTGGTAGGGATGATGCCAAAAAACAGATTCTAGATCTTTTGATGCACCAAGATGCTGACAGAAATGTCAATGTAATTTCTATGGTTGGGATTGGAGGTTTGGGGAAGACCACACTTGCCAAGTTGGTTTATAATGATGAGCTGGTAGTTGGTCATTTTCAATTGAGAATGTGGGTATGCGTATCtgaggattttgatgttataTGGTTGATAAAAGAAATCCTTAAATCTGCACTTGGTAAAATTGATGAGACTTTGAGTCTAGATTGGTTGCAAATTCACCTAAGAGAACTTATAAAAGACAAGAAATTTCTTCTTGTCTTAGATGACGTTTGGAATGAAGATCGTAAAAAATGGATTGAATTGGAAAATTTGTTGCTTGGTGATTGTAAAGGAAGTAAAATCTTAGTGACAACACGGAATAGCTCTGTTGCTACTATTATGGGCACTGCTACCACATACAATCTAAAAGGTCTACCTGAAGAGGACTGTATGTCTTTGTTTGTGAAATTGGCATTTAAGGTAGGACAAGAAAATCAATATCCAAACCTCTTAAATATAGGAAGAGAAATTGTCAAAATATGTAAGGGGGTTCCATTGGCAGTGAGTACTTTAGCTGGCCTACTTTATTCAAAAGTCGATGAACATGATTGGAAATCTATTAGAGATAATGAGATATGGAATTTAGAACAAAAGGAAGGTGACATCTTACCCGCATTGAAGCTCAGTTACAATCAATTGCCATTTCACTTGAAGCAATGTTTTGCATATTGTTCTGTTTTTCCTAAGGATTATAACTTCAATAATCTTCTATTGATTCAATTTTGGATGGCACATGGAATTCTTCAATCCCCTACTAATGAAAGTCAAGAGTTGGAAGATGTTGGTGACTTGTATATCAAGGAGTTGCTGTCAAGAtctttttttcaagattttcagCAAAGTATTAGCCTTAATTATACCTTTAAAATGCATGATTTGGTCCATGATCTTGCACTCTCAATTGCCAAAGGTGAGTGCTCGGTAGTAACCAAGAAGTCTACCCTTGCTGCGGAAGTTTGTCATCTGTCATTTTTGGAGAATGGGCAAGAAGTTACAACACTAGAGAAGTTGAGCAAAGTCCAGACTATTATTTTCATAATAGAGCAACCTGCGCCCTTACTTGAAGCATGTATCGCAAGATTTAAGTACTTGCGAGTGCTTGATCTGAGCAAATCATCCTTTGAGGTGTTGCCAAGTTCTATCGGAAGTTTGAAACATTTGAGATATCTCGACTTATCAGATAATCACATAATCAAGCAACTTCCAGATTCCATTTGCAAGCTGCACAATTTGCAAACTTTAGTGCTTGATGATTGCAGCAATCTTGAACGGTTGCCCAAAGGTATAAGGGACATAATCAGCCTCAGGTTTTTGGTTGTTACAACAAAGCATACCTGCTTGTCGGAGAAGGCAATAGGTTGCTTGGATTCTCTTCGATTTTTGGGGATAGGTGATTGTAAGAATCTAAGATGTGTGTTTGAAGGGATGGAGGAGGGGTGCCTCACCAATCTTCGAACGTTGATTGTTGGAGGATGTCCAAGTTTGACCACTTTGTCACTCAGTATCAAACACCTAACTGCCCTAGAGAACTTGATAATTGAGGATTGTGAAGAGCTTAGTTTGACGAATAAAGAAGAGAATCAAGATCTCAAGTTAAGCCTCCGATTGATGAAGTTtgataatttacctaagttggAAATTTTGCCCCAGTGGCTCCAAGCATCTGCCAACACTTTACAACACCTAGAGATTACAGATTGTTCTTATTTCACCGCTTTGCCTGAGTGGCTGCCACATCTGAAATCACTTCAAACACTTAGAATTAAATATTGCCCTTTGTTCTCATCTCTCCCAGAGGGGATGCAAGATCTCACTGCACTAAGAGAATTTCAGATTGAAGATTGTCCTAAGTTGAGTAGAAAGTGCAGAGAAGAAGTTATTCACATGATTGCTCATGTACCAAACATTGATTTCGATGACGATTTCGATGAGGATAGTGGAAGTTAA
- the LOC142610541 gene encoding uncharacterized protein LOC142610541 isoform X2, translated as MVQEKMKCATVVSLPGVSQDIAGYKIAHQPSTYVLETPGVLVPSIPDIETELKLALAERAQSSEMMEVLCNCQKAPYSLTGCEDLMQPVDRLVPQIICLEFAKDSVRLVKRCHKFDCKVISSFHEEEGDRSSESRISVANPPLFQENPKAGTRNI; from the exons atggtgcAGGAGAAGATGAAGTGTGCTACTGTCGTCTCACTGCCTGGTGTTAGTCAAGATATTGCTGGATACAAG ATTGCACATCAGCCTAGCACATATGTCCTAGAAACTCCGGGTGTATTGGTTCCAAGTATCCCTGACATAGAGACAGAACTGAAGCTGGCTCTTGCAG AGAGAGCTCAAAGCTCAGAGATGATGGAAGTACTCTGCAATTGCCAGAAAGCACCTTACAGCTTGACaggttgtgaggatttgatgcAGCCTGTGGATCGTTTGGTGCCTCAGATTATCTGCCT AGAGTTTGCCAAGGACAGTGTCCGCCTTGTTAAGCGCTGCCACAAGTTCGATTGCAaag TGATATCCAGTTTCcatgaagaagaaggagataGAAGTAGTGAAAGTAGAATTAGTGTTGCCAACCCACCTTTGTTTCAAGAAAATCCAAAGGCAGGCACTAGAAACATCTGA
- the LOC142610541 gene encoding uncharacterized protein LOC142610541 isoform X3, whose product MKCATVVSLPGVSQDIAGYKIAHQPSTYVLETPGVLVPSIPDIETELKLALAERAQSSEMMEVLCNCQKAPYSLTGCEDLMQPVDRLVPQIICLEFAKDSVRLVKRCHKFDCKVISSFHEEEGDRSSESRISVANPPLFQENPKAGTRNI is encoded by the exons ATGAAGTGTGCTACTGTCGTCTCACTGCCTGGTGTTAGTCAAGATATTGCTGGATACAAG ATTGCACATCAGCCTAGCACATATGTCCTAGAAACTCCGGGTGTATTGGTTCCAAGTATCCCTGACATAGAGACAGAACTGAAGCTGGCTCTTGCAG AGAGAGCTCAAAGCTCAGAGATGATGGAAGTACTCTGCAATTGCCAGAAAGCACCTTACAGCTTGACaggttgtgaggatttgatgcAGCCTGTGGATCGTTTGGTGCCTCAGATTATCTGCCT AGAGTTTGCCAAGGACAGTGTCCGCCTTGTTAAGCGCTGCCACAAGTTCGATTGCAaag TGATATCCAGTTTCcatgaagaagaaggagataGAAGTAGTGAAAGTAGAATTAGTGTTGCCAACCCACCTTTGTTTCAAGAAAATCCAAAGGCAGGCACTAGAAACATCTGA
- the LOC142610538 gene encoding putative disease resistance protein RGA3 — translation MAQNAYCIAGKIVELLGSLIYEELSSAWGVQSDLKKLESTGLAIKAVLLDAEEKQESDHRLNHWLGQLKDVLNDAENVLDEFQYQILQKEVMKRCRSTRKKVRYFFSGSNPLVFRFEMARKIKHIRERVDDISALKAKFNLDARLEDRKTTMHRRDMTQPFIPSPNVIGRDDDKKKMINLLMQHDVDGNVSVIPIVGIGGLGKTTIAKLVYNDEQVVRHFQSKMWVCVSEDFDVKRLITEILKSVVGIDENLSIVQLQMCLREHIKDKKFLLVLDDVSNEDQIKWIELKNLLLGGCNGSKIIVTTRNSSIATIMSTVESYNLDGLSQKDCLSLFVKLAFKEGEEEQYPNLLEIGKEIVKKCRGIPLAVNTLACLLYSKVDEHEWISIRDNEIWNLNQKESGILPALKLSYNQLPFHLKPCFAYCSIFPKNFVFNNLLLIQFWMAHGILQSPKDENLELEDVGNLYIKELLSRSFFQDVEQENILYFTFKMHDLINDLALSIAKRECSVVTKKSALAAEVCHLSFLEYGQEVTTQLEKLSKVQTIIFQTDQSMSLLETCFSGFKYLRVLDLKNSSFEVLPSSIGSLKHLRYLDLSFNYIIKQLPDSICKLHSLQTLLLENCHNLERLPKGIEDIIKLRLFVVTTKHTSLSENAVGCLSSLRSLWIWRCVNLKCVFEGMEEGRLTYLRILVVGNCPSLTSLTLSIKHLTALETLIIRDCKELSLMEVAGEEDNQDLKLSLQNLMFFHLPKLEVLPQWLQGSANTLQLLWIGGCENLTALPDWLPRLKSLQTLWIDNCPKLSSIPEGMEALTELLIFCRPDLSRNCREDRTFTTDCS, via the coding sequence ATGGCTCAAAATGCCTATTGCATTGCAGGGAAGATCGTGGAGCTGCTTGGATCCCTTATTTACGAGGAGCTCAGCTCAGCATGGGGCGTTCAAAGCGATCTGAAAAAGCTTGAGAGCACCGGGTTAGCCATTAAGGCCGTACTCTTAGATGCTGAGGAGAAGCAAGAAAGTGACCATAGGCTGAACCATTGGCTAGGACAGCTCAAAGATGTCCTTAATGATGCGGAGAATGTCCTGGATGAATTTCAATATCAAATTCTGCAGAAGGAAGTAATGAAGAGATGCAGGAGCACTCGCAAAAAGGTGCGTTATTTCTTTTCTGGTTCAAATCCACTTGTATTCCGTTTTGAAATGGCACGTAAAATTAAGCATATTAGGGAGAGGGTAGATGATATTTCAGCTCTTAAGGCTAAATTCAATCTTGATGCACGACTTGAAGATAGGAAGACAACAATGCACAGGAGGGACATGACCCAGCCCTTTATTCCTTCTCCAAATGTCATTGGTAGGGATGATGacaaaaaaaagatgataaatcTTTTGATGCAGCATGATGTTGACGGAAATGTTAGTGTAATTCCCATAGTTGGGATTGGAGGTTTGGGGAAGACCACAATTGCCAAGTTGGTGTATAATGATGAACAGGTGGTTAGACATTTTCAATCGAAAATGTGGGTGTGTGTATCTGAGGATTTTGATGTTAAAAGATTGATAACAGAAATCCTCAAATCAGTAGTTGGTATTGATGAGAATTTGAGCATAGTTCAGTTGCAAATGTGTTTAAGAGAACATATAAAAGATAAGAAATTTCTTCTTGTCTTAGATGATGTTTCGAATGAGGATCAAATAAAATGGATTGAATTGAAAAATTTGTTACTTGGCGGTTGCAATGGAAGTAAAATCATAGTGACAACACGGAATAGCTCTATTGCTACTATTATGAGCACTGTAGAGTCTTACAATTTAGATGGTCTATCCCAAAAGGATTGTTTGTCTTTGTTTGTGAAATTGGCATTtaaggaaggagaagaagaacaaTATCCAAACCTCTTagaaattggaaaagaaatcgTCAAAAAATGTAGAGGGATTCCATTGGCAGTGAATACTTTAGCCTGCCTACTCTATTCAAAAGTTGATGAACATGAGTGGATATCTATTAGAGATAATGAGATATGGAATTTAAATCAAAAGGAGAGTGGCATCTTACCTGCATTGAAGCTCAGTTACAATCAATTGCCATTTCACTTAAAGCCATGTTTTGCATATTGTTCCATTTTCCCAAAGAATTTTGTATTCAATAATCTTCTCTTGATTCAATTTTGGATGGCACATGGAATTCTTCAATCACCTAAGGATGAAAATCTAGAGTTGGAAGATGTTGGCAACTTGTATATCAAGGAGTTGTTGTCGAGATCTTTCTTTCAAGATGTTGAACAAGAAAATATCCTGTATTTTACCTTTAAAATGCATGATCTTATCAATGATCTCGCACTCTCAATTGCCAAAAGAGAGTGTTCAGTAGTGACCAAGAAGTCTGCCCTTGCTGCAGAAGTGTGTCACCTATCATTTTTAGAATATGGGCAAGAAGTTACAACACAATTAGAGAAGTTGAGCAAAGTGCAGACTATTATTTTCCAAACAGACCAATCCATGTCCTTACTTGAAACATGCTTCTCAGGATTTAAGTATTTGCGGGTGCTTGATCTGAAAAATTCATCATTTGAGGTGTTGCCAAGTTCAATCGGAAGTTTGAAACATTTGAGATATCTCGACCTATCATTTAATTACATAATCAAGCAACTTCCAGATTCCATTTGCAAGCTGCATAGTTTGCAAACATTACTGCTTGAAAATTGCCACAATCTTGAACGGTTGCCAAAAGGTATAGAGGACATAATCAAGCTCAGGCTTTTTGTTGTTACAACAAAGCATACCTCCTTGTCGGAGAATGCAGTAGGTTGCTTGAGTTCTCTTCGATCTTTGTGGATATGGAGATGTGTGAATCTAAAATGTGTGTTTGAAGGAATGGAGGAGGGGCGCCTCACCTATCTTCGAATATTGGTGGTTGGAAATTGTCCAAGTTTGACCTCTTTGACACTGAGTATCAAACACCTAACTGCCCTAGAGACCCTGATAATTAGGGATTGTAAAGAGCTTAGTTTGATGGAGGTAGCGGGAGAAGAAGACAATCAAGATCTCAAGTTGAGCCTCCAAAATTTAATGTTTTTCCATTTACCAAAGTTGGAGGTTTTGCCCCAATGGCTCCAAGGATCTGCAAACACTTTACAGCTGCTATGGATTGGAGGATGTGAAAATTTAACGGCTTTGCCAGATTGGCTGCCACGTCTGAAATCACTTCAGACACTTTGGATTGACAATTGTCCTAAGTTGTCATCTATCCCGGAGGGAATGGAGGCACTAACAgaattgttgattttttgtcGTCCTGATTTGAGTAGAAATTGTAGAGAAGATCGCACATTTACCACAGATTGTTCTTGA
- the LOC142610541 gene encoding acidic endochitinase-like isoform X1 produces MRLLCTSLQGNIFTSHCDPYSNGRTSLSSNIKSCQAKGVKVILSIGGGAGSYYLTSSEEARQVAIYLWNNFLGGQSSSHLLGNAVLDGIDFDIEGGSNQHWDDLARYLSGYSNKGKKVYLTAAPQCPFPDAWVGGALKTGLFDYVWVQFYNNPSCQYSTGSISNLEDAWKQWTSNIPATKIFLGLPAAPAAAGSGFILVVDLTSQVLPAIKNSHKYGGVMLWSKYYGDQSGYSSAIKSHV; encoded by the coding sequence ATGCGACTATTATGTACCTCTCTACAAGGTAATATATTTACTTCCCATTGTGATCCATACAGCAATGGCCGCACCAGCTTAAGCTCTAACATAAAATCATGTCAAGCCAAAGGCGTTAAGGTTATTCTTTCAATTGGAGGAGGGGCAGGGAGTTACTACCTCACCTCTTCTGAGGAAGCTAGACAAGTTGCTATTTATCTTTGGAATAACTTCTTGGGTGGACAATCCTCCTCTCACCTGCTCGGCAACGCTGTTCTGGATGGAATTGACTTTGATATTGAAGGAGGTTCCAACCAACATTGGGATGACTTAGCAAGATACCTCTCTGGATACAGCAATAAGGGTAAGAAGGTGTACTTAACCGCAGCTCCGCAGTGTCCTTTTCCGGATGCTTGGGTTGGAGGTGCCCTTAAGACAGGTTTGTTTGACTATGTCTGGGTCCAATTCTACAATAACCCCTCTTGCCAGTACAGTACTGGTAGTATTAGCAATCTTGAAGATGCATGGAAGCAGTGGACTTCAAATATCCCTGCTACCAAGATTTTTTTAGGACTACCTGCTGCTCCTGCGGCAGCTGGAAGTGGTTTCATTCTTGTAGTTGATCTCACCTCTCAAGTGCTTCCAGCTATTAAAAATTCTCACAAGTATGGAGGTGTTATGCTGTGGTCCAAGTATTACGGTGATCAATCTGGATACAGTTCGGCCATCAAGAGCCATGTCTAA